The sequence ATGTTCTTTATATTCTTATATGAGTAACATTTATAACTATATGCTCTCTTACATGCCTTCTCCAGCCTATCAGCGCTAAAATGTTCCCTTAGCCTTAGTATCGCTTGGGCTTTTCTCAACCTCTGATTGCTTATATCACTTAACACTTCTTTTATAACTTCTAAAGTATTTAATCCTATAGATTCTGCTTCCTCTAAGCACTTCTCAGGTGTTTTTTGGATAAACTTCTTAACACTCTCAGGGTAATCTTCTACATCTGTTACCCATTTCCCTTTTTCATGTTCTCTTATATGGCTCTTAATAATCTTATGATTACAATATATCTCAACTACCCTTAATCCTCCTCTTACCCATACCTCATTGCCTATATAAGTGGTAGGTACAGAGTAAAAATTACCCCTGAACACTACATGGTGATCCCTATGGACTTTTGCTTTCTCCCACTCAGGTATATCAAACACCCCTTTCGGTAAGTACTTTAATGCAGCCTTTTCCTCCTTCTCATATATTTCCTTCGGCGTCTTCCCGGTAGTCCTCGTTACCTGATTAGCTATTATATTTCTGCACCATGCCTTTGCTTTCTCATTCGCTTCTTCTATATCTTTATACTTCCTTCCCGCTAGTAATTGTTGTTTTACTATTAGTACACTTCTTTCTATCTTCCCTTTATGCTGTGGTTGCCTTACCTTAGTCGGGTCAGCTATAAATCCATAATACCTTTCAAGTTCAGCATAACTTTTATTGATCGTTGGATCATATATATCTGCGCTTATTACTCCCGATTTTAAATTATCTAATACAATCCTTTGTGGTACTCCACCATAATAGTTAAACGCATTTATATGACTTTGTATCCATGATCTCTCATCTTGCTTAAATACATACTCTACATACCTCATCCGGCTATGCGATAATGTCATTATAAATATATATGCCTTCCTAAGCTTCTTTGTTTTCGGATCTACCATTAATCCTGCATTCCCGTAATCTACCTGCCCCTCTTCTCCGGCTTTCGTAGTTATATGTATCGTTGCGTTCTTCCTAACCAATATCCTTTTATTTATATATCTTCTCACACTGCTTTCACTTATTTTAACCCCTCTTTCACTTATTAATCTCCATATTTGTTTTATGGTTATATTTTCTTCCCCCAACCACTCCTTTATTTCTCCTTCATATATTATAAGCTTTTGTTCACTCCAGTCTTCCTTCTCTTTAACCTTGTATCTTTC is a genomic window of Candidatus Jidaibacter acanthamoeba containing:
- the istA gene encoding IS21 family transposase, producing the protein MTEISEILYRWVNGVKIKAISRSLGVARNTIRSLIRRGLESGLKVGDDSRKVDEISANIRVERYKVKEKEDWSEQKLIIYEGEIKEWLGEENITIKQIWRLISERGVKISESSVRRYINKRILVRKNATIHITTKAGEEGQVDYGNAGLMVDPKTKKLRKAYIFIMTLSHSRMRYVEYVFKQDERSWIQSHINAFNYYGGVPQRIVLDNLKSGVISADIYDPTINKSYAELERYYGFIADPTKVRQPQHKGKIERSVLIVKQQLLAGRKYKDIEEANEKAKAWCRNIIANQVTRTTGKTPKEIYEKEEKAALKYLPKGVFDIPEWEKAKVHRDHHVVFRGNFYSVPTTYIGNEVWVRGGLRVVEIYCNHKIIKSHIREHEKGKWVTDVEDYPESVKKFIQKTPEKCLEEAESIGLNTLEVIKEVLSDISNQRLRKAQAILRLREHFSADRLEKACKRAYSYKCYSYKNIKNMLEKGMEAKAIEEEFSIAKLNNPQGSYVRSAQEFSTTMEVHHG